Proteins encoded by one window of Lycium barbarum isolate Lr01 chromosome 11, ASM1917538v2, whole genome shotgun sequence:
- the LOC132616649 gene encoding probable protein phosphatase 2C 52, whose amino-acid sequence MGGCVSTSSRSTCSSSRSNGERVSPECLGIRMFTRKRIRKTFSDPVTTLQHLSSIPNRMFKNGKSRTSCIFTQQGRKGINQDAMVVWEDFMAEDVTFCGVFDGHGPHGHLVARKVRDALPLKLVSFLQSFDSKRNGSTANCCSGNPKLDVVDPDKDGGMEDKVDYLWREAFLKSYKAMDKELRSHPNLDCFCSGSTAVTLVKQGSNLFMGYIGDSRAIMASKDSNDSMVAVQLTVDLKPDLPKEAERIKRCKGRVFALQDEPEVQRVWLPFDDAPGLAMARAFGDFCLKEYGVISVPEFSHRILTERDKFIVLASDGVWDVLSNEEVVEIVSSSPTRASAARILVDSAAREWKTKYPTSKMDDCAVVCLFLDGKMDSESDNEDQCFSSATLQSNHSGNAVESDDGQNSEPSLQRNFTVRSAEENDTYKRIVAEVEANQENGATEDQNWLGLEGVTRVNSLVQLPRFSEERPRP is encoded by the exons ATGGGGGGTTGTGTATCTACGAGCAGTCGAAGTACTTGTAGTAGTAGTAGGAGCAACGGAGAAAGAGTCTCCCCTGAATGTTTGGGGATAAGGATGTTTACTCGAAAGAGGATTAGAAAAACTTTTTCTGATCCTGTTACTACATTGCAACATTTGTCTTCAATACCTAATCGGATGTTCAAAAATGGAAAGAGCCGGACTTCTTGTATATTCACTCAACAGGGACGTAAAGGCATAAACCAGGATGCCATGGTTGTCTGGGAA GATTTCATGGCTGAAGATGTGACCTTTTGTGGGGTATTTGATGGTCACGGTCCACATGGCCATCTTGTTGCTCGCAAAGTAAGGGATGCACTGCCCTTGAAGCTAGTGTCGTTTTTGCAATCATTTGACTCGAAGCGCAATGGTTCTACTGCGAATTGCTGCAGTGGTAATCCAAAATTGGACGTGGTGGATCCTGATAAGGATGGAGGGATGGAGGATAAAGTGGACTACTTGTGGAGAGAAGCTTTTCTTAAATCATACAAGGCTATGGATAAAGAACTAAGGTCCCATCCTAATTTAGATTGCTTTTGCAGTGGCAGCACTGCCGTTACTCTAGTGAAACAG GGTTCAAATCTTTTTATGGGCTATATTGGTGATTCTCGGGCAATCATGGCATCAAAGGACTCTAATGATTCAATGGTAGCAGTTCAATTGACTGTTGATCTGAAGCCTGACTTACCCA AGGAAGCTGAGAGGATAAAACGATGTAAAGGTCGGGTTTTTGCATTGCAAGATGAGCCTGAGGTGCAGAGAGTGTGGCTGCCATTTGATGATGCCCCTGGTTTAGCAATGGCTCGGGCATTTGGGGATTTCTGCTTGAAGGAATATGGGGTTATTTCTGTTCCGGAATTTTCTCACCGTATTCTTACCGAAAGGGACAAGTTCATTGTTCTAGCTTCTGATGGG GTTTGGGACGTCTTGAGCAACGAGGAAGTGGTTGAGATAGTGTCGTCATCTCCTACACGAGCATCAGCTGCCAGAATCCTGGTGGACTCAGCTGCACGGGAATGGAAAACCAAATATCCAACATCAAAGATGGATGATTGTGCAGTCGTTTGCTTATTCTTGGATGGGAAAATGGACTCGGAATCCGACAATGAGGATCAATGTTTCTCTTCCGCTACACTTCAGAGCAACCATTCTGGTAATGCTGTGGAATCAGACGATGGACAGAATTCTGAGCCATCTCTGCAGAGAAACTTCACCGTCAGATCAGCTGAAGAGAATGATACCTACAAAAGAATCGTCGCAGAAGTAGAAGCAAATCAAGAAAATGGGGCAACTGAAGATCAGAACTGGTTAGGACTAGAAGGCGTCACTCGAGTAAACTCCCTCGTTCAGCTTCCAAGATTTTCTGAAGAGAGGCCAAGACCTTAA